One Pseudochaenichthys georgianus unplaced genomic scaffold, fPseGeo1.2 scaffold_639_arrow_ctg1, whole genome shotgun sequence genomic region harbors:
- the LOC117443610 gene encoding ladderlectin-like yields MLAFLFLLGLALGAVSSDNPQMQPQQDATCPSFWFSFNGRCYKYFNTEMTWAEAEFHCVSQGGNLVSIHSTEEENFVKYLINSSDPTDGYTWIGLNDIYEERRWMWSDGCAAKYLFWHRGQPNNRRREDCVINNWWGKWNDAPCSKAFPSVCASRTACP; encoded by the coding sequence atgctggcGTTCCTCTTCCTGTTGGGCCTGGCTCTGGGTGCTGTGTCTTCAGACAACCCTCAAATGCAGCCACAGCAAGACGCCACCTGTCCCTCCTTCTGGTTCTCCTTCAACGGCCGCTGCTACAAGTACTTCAACACCGAgatgacctgggctgaagcagAGTTCCACTGTGTGTCCCAGGGAGGCAACCTGGTGTCCATCCACAGCACAGAGGAAGAGAACTTTGTCAAATACCTGATCAACAGCTCTGACCCTACTGATGGCTATACATGGATCGGACTCAATGACATCTACGAAGAAAGAAGATGGATGTGGTCTGATGGGTGCGCAGCCAAGTATTTATTTTGGCATAGAGGACAACCGAACAACAGACGACGTGAAGACTGTGTGATCAACAACTGGTGGGGGAAGTGGAACGATGCGCCTTGTTCCAAAGCGTTCCCCTCAGTCTGTGCATCTCGCACAGCTTGTCCTTAA